One Tachypleus tridentatus isolate NWPU-2018 chromosome 3, ASM421037v1, whole genome shotgun sequence DNA window includes the following coding sequences:
- the LOC143246111 gene encoding uncharacterized protein LOC143246111 encodes MYRITSGIVFVLHIWILFVLVGGFNSEISPALEALLLRAKDKEHQKEVWNGLSARWKERMLDKPSEVLKETGLNYMSDTWGKRDWNRLSGMWGKRDWNRLSGMWGKRDWNRLSGMWGKRDWNRLSGMWGKRDLKKLPVIWDKIDLNKLSGMWGKQNWNVPFELRTKRSTDPNSLTGILLMVPNETSDEMWVFQEPLEVRNQKTSDGSSYLKSE; translated from the exons ATGTATCGAATTACCAGTGGAATCGTATTTGTCCTCCATATTTGGATCTTGTTTGTTCTGGTGGGAGGATTTAATTCTGAAATTAGTCCAGCCCTAGAAGCCTTGCTGCTAAGAGCCAAAGACAAAGAGCACCAGAAAGAAGTGTGGAATGGTCTTTCTGCAAGATGGAAGGAGAGGATGTTGGACAAGCCTTCTGAAGTCTTGAAAGAAACAGGGTTGAACTACATGTCTGACACGTGGGGCAAACGGGATTGGAACAGACTTTCTGGGATGTGGGGCAAACGAGACTGGAATAGGCTTTCTGGGATGTGGGGCAAACGAGACTGGAATAGGCTTTCTGGAATGTGGGGCAAACGGGACTGGAATAGACTTTCTGGGATGTGGGGTAAACGAGACTTGAAGAAGCTTCCTGTGATATGGGACAAAATAGACTTGAATAAACTTTCTGGGATGTGGGGCAAACAGAATTGGAATGTCCCGTTTGAACTCAGGACCAAACGAAGTACAGACCCAAACAGTTTAACTGGAATTTTACTTATGGTGCCGAATGAAACGAGTGATGAAATGTGGGTATTTCAAG AGCCATTAGAAGTCAGAAATCAGAAGACATCAGATGGTTCCTCCTACCTGAAGAGTGAATGA